The nucleotide sequence CGTCCTGCATCGCGCCCGCGGCCCGTTCAACGTCAGCGCCGCGGCCCAGGCGGCGGGCGTGGCGGCGCTGGCCGACGAGGCCTTCATCGAGAAGAGCCGCGCCCACAACGCCGAATGGCGCAGCTGGACCGCGGCGGAGCTGGCGAAGCTGGGCCTGTCGCCGCTGCCTTCCGCCGGCAACTTCCTGCTGGTCGATTTCGGCGATCGCGACGCCGAGGCGGCGCGCCTTTACCTGAAGGACACCGGCATCCTGGTCCGTCAGATGGGCGGCTACGGCCTGCCCAGCTGCCTGCGCATCACCATCGGCACCGAGGAGGAGATGCGGGCGGTGGTGGCGGCGCTGGCCGAGCATCTGCGCGGCCGATGACCGCGCCGGCGAACGAAGCCGGGGCGCCGGTCTTCAAGCGGCTGGCCCTCCTGGGCATCGGCCTGATCGGGTCCTCCGTCGCGCGCGCCGCCCGCAAGCACGGGCTGGTGGGCGAGATCGTCGGCCATGCCCGCAGGCCCGAGACCCGCGACGAGGCGATGGCGCTCGGCTTCCTCGACCGGGTCGAGGCCGACCCGGCCGCCGCCGTGGCCGGCGCCGACGCGGTGATGATCTGCGCCCCGATGGGCGCCTATGAGCAGCTGGCGAAGGCCATCGCCCCGGCCCTGGCGCCGGGCGCGGTCGTGACCGATGTCGGCTCGGTCAAGGGCATGGTGGCCGAGACCATCGCGCCCTACCTGCCGGCCGGCGTGCATCTGGTGCCCGGCCACCCGATCGCCGGCACCGAGCATTCCGGCCCCTCGGCCGGCTTCGCCGAGCTGTTCATCGACCGCTGGTGCGTGCTGACGCCGGAGCCGGGCGTCGACGCGCAAGCGGTGGCCAAGGTCGAGGCGCTGTGGCGCGGCATGGGCATGATGGTCGAGCGGATGACCGCCGAGCATCACGACCGGGTGCTGGCCATCACCTCGCACATCCCGCACCTGATCGCCTACACCATCGTCGGCACCGCCTCGGACATGGAGGAGGCGACGAAGGCCGAGGTGATCCGCTTCTCCGCCGGCGGCTTCCGCGACTTCACCCGCATCGCCGGCTCCGACCCGGTGATGTGGCGCGACGTGTTCCTGACCAACAAGGACGCGGTGCTGGGGGTGCTGCAGCAGTTCACCGAGGACCTGGTGCGGCTGCAGCGCGCCATCCGCCGCGGCGAGGGCGACACGCTGCAATCCTGGTTCACCCGCACCCGGGCCATCCGCCGCGGCGTCGTCGACGCCCATCAGGAGGAGATGGAGCCGGAGAAGGCGGCGCGTCTGACCAAGGAAGAGGATTGAGGCGCCCTGGTCGCAGGTTGGGTGCGCCCTGCGAATCCAACGCGGCAATCTCCCCTTCTTGTCATTGCCGGGCTTGACCCGGCAATCCAGGGCCACCCAGAACGGCCTCGATAGTCCCTGGATGCCCGGGTCAAGCCCGGGCATGACAATAGAGGGACTAGGATCGAGATGTTGGGTTCGCGTCGCGAACCCGATCTACGCGGTCACTGCGCCCAACGAATCTCCGGCAGCTTCGCCACCTGCAGCGGGCCGAAGGAAACCTTGCCCTTTTCGATCGTGATCGGGGCGGTGACCGTGCGGGTGCCGTCCGCCGCCGGCTGGCCGGCCATCAGGTCGAGCCCGACCTTGGCGAAGCCTGCGTCGCGGTCGCGCACCACCCCGGCCTTCTGCAGGTCCTCGATCACCGCGCCGTAGCCGCGGATCTTCGCCGTCAGCGTGCCCTGCGGCTGCAGCCGGTCGTCGAGGTCGAGGGTGCCGTCGGCATCGATCACCAGCGGCCCCCAGCGCAGCGCCAGCTTGTCGACCCTGAGCTTGCCCCCGGCGGTGCGCCAGGCGGTCAGCTCGGGCGCCGTCGCGGCCTTCGGCATCGGGCCCAGCACGGTCAGCCGCGCTGCCACCATGTCGACCCGCCGGCCCATGGCTTCGAGGCCGAGATCCGGCGTCTCCAGCCCCTCGATGTCGAGCGACCCGGCGGCGCCGGCCCCGGCCTCCTCCGGCGCGCGGTCGACCGAACCGTTGACCCGCGCGATCGGCAGCGGCGCCGGCAGCAGCCCGCCGGCCAGCTCGATCTGGGACAGCGTCAGCAGCACCCGGTTCGGCTTGCCGTCGCCGCCGATCCGGGCGCTGCCGCTGCCCGCCCCTTTCACCTCGGCGGTCAGGGCCGGGCTGCCCGGCAGGGTGATCCGCTGGGGCGGCGCGATGGTGAAGCCGACCTCCGGCAGGGTCCAGGGCCTGGCGGTGGCGACCACCCCGGCGGCGTTCCAGGTCAGCCCGTCGACCCGGCGCAGGCTGGGCGCCTGCGATTCGACGGTGAAGGCCAGCGGGAAGCCCTCGACGCTCAGCGTGCCGGGATCGACCGTGACGCCGGGCGGCGGGTTGGCGGCGAAGGCCTGCGCCTGGGCCTCGACCTTCCCCGCGGCCCAGTACCAGCCGCCGGTCCAGCCGGCGGCGATCAGGGCGACGAGGGCGGTGGGAACGGCGACGATGCGGCGCATGGAGGGTCCCGTGCAGTGGCGCAGGCGGGCACGTGGCCGCGACCGGGCCCTGGAGTCAAGCCGAACCAGCGGAACGCGACACGACGCCCCTCCCCTTCGCCCCCGCGAAACGCTACATCTTGCGGATGGCCGATGGTCACCCTGACTGGAAGCCACCGACCCTGCCGCTGCCCCCGGGCGAGCCGCTCTGGGTGTTCGGCTACGGTTCGCTGATGTGGAATCCGGGCTTCCCGCATCTCGAGCGGCAGCCGGCGGTGCTGCACGGCTATCACCGCCGATTCTGCGTCCTCTCCCACCGCTACCGCGGCACGCCGGAGCGGCCGGGGCTGGTGCTGGGCCTGGACCGCGGCGGCTCCTGCCGCGGTATGGCGTTCAAGGTGGCGCCGGAGCATGTGCAGGAGGTCGTCGCCTATCTCTGGGAACGCGAGATGGTGACCGGCGTCTACCGCCCGAGCCTGAAGCAGATCCGCCTGCTCTCCGGCCCGGTCACGGCCTGCTGCTTCCTGGCCGATCGCCGCCACCGCCAGTACCGGGGCGAGTTGGGGCCGGAGGAGACGCTGGCGATGATCCGCACCGGCGTCGGCAGCAGCGGACCGAACCGTGACTACCTGCTGAACACGGTCGAGCATCTGCGCGAGCTGGGCATCCGCGACGG is from Inquilinus sp. Marseille-Q2685 and encodes:
- a CDS encoding DUF2125 domain-containing protein: MRRIVAVPTALVALIAAGWTGGWYWAAGKVEAQAQAFAANPPPGVTVDPGTLSVEGFPLAFTVESQAPSLRRVDGLTWNAAGVVATARPWTLPEVGFTIAPPQRITLPGSPALTAEVKGAGSGSARIGGDGKPNRVLLTLSQIELAGGLLPAPLPIARVNGSVDRAPEEAGAGAAGSLDIEGLETPDLGLEAMGRRVDMVAARLTVLGPMPKAATAPELTAWRTAGGKLRVDKLALRWGPLVIDADGTLDLDDRLQPQGTLTAKIRGYGAVIEDLQKAGVVRDRDAGFAKVGLDLMAGQPAADGTRTVTAPITIEKGKVSFGPLQVAKLPEIRWAQ
- a CDS encoding gamma-glutamylcyclotransferase → MADGHPDWKPPTLPLPPGEPLWVFGYGSLMWNPGFPHLERQPAVLHGYHRRFCVLSHRYRGTPERPGLVLGLDRGGSCRGMAFKVAPEHVQEVVAYLWEREMVTGVYRPSLKQIRLLSGPVTACCFLADRRHRQYRGELGPEETLAMIRTGVGSSGPNRDYLLNTVEHLRELGIRDGALFALAKKVAEAAEAVPAQTAVEIA
- a CDS encoding prephenate/arogenate dehydrogenase family protein, which gives rise to MTAPANEAGAPVFKRLALLGIGLIGSSVARAARKHGLVGEIVGHARRPETRDEAMALGFLDRVEADPAAAVAGADAVMICAPMGAYEQLAKAIAPALAPGAVVTDVGSVKGMVAETIAPYLPAGVHLVPGHPIAGTEHSGPSAGFAELFIDRWCVLTPEPGVDAQAVAKVEALWRGMGMMVERMTAEHHDRVLAITSHIPHLIAYTIVGTASDMEEATKAEVIRFSAGGFRDFTRIAGSDPVMWRDVFLTNKDAVLGVLQQFTEDLVRLQRAIRRGEGDTLQSWFTRTRAIRRGVVDAHQEEMEPEKAARLTKEED